One region of Pseudomonas glycinae genomic DNA includes:
- the rimJ gene encoding ribosomal protein S5-alanine N-acetyltransferase, which translates to MPLLTLPCQRLTLAVLDPDQAPLESAFYQRNQRHLAPWSPIRTTDYFSTEQIRRRLEIQASAFEAGLAVHMALLTPDGEQMIGACNFSGIIRGAFQACYLGYHIDEAHQGKGLMQEALEAAIAYMFETQNLHRIMANYIPGNERSARLLERLGFEREGYAKAYLNIAGRWQDHVLTARVNSRFETQEQRWSRPLS; encoded by the coding sequence ATGCCGCTGCTGACCCTGCCCTGTCAACGCCTGACGCTCGCGGTACTCGACCCGGATCAAGCGCCGCTGGAAAGCGCGTTCTACCAGCGCAATCAACGTCACCTCGCGCCGTGGTCACCGATTCGCACCACCGACTATTTCTCCACCGAACAGATCCGCCGACGCCTTGAAATTCAGGCCAGCGCCTTCGAAGCCGGGCTGGCGGTGCACATGGCGTTGCTGACCCCGGATGGCGAGCAGATGATCGGCGCCTGCAATTTCAGCGGGATCATCCGCGGTGCGTTTCAGGCGTGTTATCTGGGTTATCACATCGACGAGGCGCATCAGGGCAAGGGGTTGATGCAGGAAGCGCTGGAGGCGGCCATCGCCTATATGTTCGAGACCCAGAACCTGCACCGGATCATGGCCAACTACATTCCCGGCAATGAGCGCAGCGCCCGGTTGCTGGAGCGCCTCGGGTTCGAGCGTGAAGGCTATGCCAAGGCGTATCTGAACATTGCCGGGCGCTGGCAGGATCATGTGCTGACGGCGCGGGTCAATTCGCGTTTCGAAACGCAGGAGCAACGCTGGTCGCGGCCGCTGTCGTGA
- a CDS encoding ArnT family glycosyltransferase yields MSRAASSLLLLAALLFFFALGSHQLQGSTEARVAGIAMEMHLDNDWVTPRLFGEPFLEKPPLSLWLDAGALRVFGVSPWAVRLASAMAGLLSVMLLYAMLRRFDRPKAIAWTAGILLATMASYWSNVRGVGEDALLALGVTTALLAFFQAQRASTPGNSLLFVVGIAIATLSKGVLGLAMPGVVIFAFLLADNLMDKRFKLTDWLRPGLLTLVGLIPLMIWLAVLYQRGGVQAVSEVLLTNSVGRFSGSFVEAGHYEPFYYYLAKLPQAFLPWNILVYLGLWHFRKELKANRYLLFFSLWIIAQFILLTLASSKRTVYLMSMTPAAAVIAAEYAGVLFDRLKDHKNGFVGRIARHRQTLAAGILAVVIASYLGAAQWALPNADKHLSFLPLTEHIQSLQASGNQVALFQANERVGGASVFYTQSVLKGLDTDAQLRDFLSASPSNIAVMSGDSEPTAPLKVHKTMMVGRQAYYFVGY; encoded by the coding sequence ATGTCGCGTGCCGCCTCTTCCCTGCTTCTGCTTGCCGCTCTGCTGTTCTTTTTCGCCCTCGGCAGCCATCAACTGCAAGGTTCCACCGAGGCCCGGGTTGCGGGCATTGCGATGGAAATGCACCTGGACAACGACTGGGTGACGCCGCGTCTGTTCGGCGAACCCTTCCTGGAAAAACCGCCCCTGAGCCTGTGGCTGGACGCCGGCGCCCTGCGCGTTTTCGGCGTCTCGCCCTGGGCGGTGCGACTGGCGTCGGCGATGGCCGGGTTGCTCAGCGTGATGCTGCTGTATGCAATGCTGCGTCGCTTCGATCGCCCGAAGGCCATCGCCTGGACGGCGGGAATTCTGCTGGCGACCATGGCCAGTTACTGGAGCAACGTACGCGGCGTCGGCGAGGATGCGTTGCTCGCCCTCGGCGTGACCACGGCACTGTTGGCGTTCTTTCAGGCGCAGCGAGCATCGACACCCGGCAATTCGTTGCTGTTTGTAGTCGGGATTGCGATCGCCACGTTGAGCAAAGGCGTGCTCGGGCTGGCGATGCCGGGCGTGGTGATTTTCGCTTTTCTGCTGGCCGACAACCTGATGGACAAGCGCTTCAAGCTGACGGACTGGCTGCGTCCGGGTTTGCTGACCCTGGTCGGCCTGATCCCGCTGATGATCTGGCTCGCCGTGCTCTATCAGCGTGGCGGCGTCCAGGCGGTCAGCGAAGTGTTGCTGACCAACAGCGTCGGACGCTTCAGCGGATCGTTCGTCGAAGCCGGCCACTACGAGCCGTTCTACTATTACCTCGCCAAACTGCCGCAGGCGTTCCTGCCCTGGAACATTCTGGTGTACCTGGGCTTATGGCATTTTCGCAAAGAACTGAAAGCCAACCGTTACCTGCTGTTTTTCAGCCTGTGGATCATCGCGCAGTTCATCCTGCTGACCCTGGCCTCAAGCAAACGCACGGTGTACCTGATGTCGATGACACCCGCAGCGGCAGTGATCGCAGCGGAATATGCGGGCGTGTTGTTCGACAGGTTGAAGGATCACAAGAATGGTTTTGTCGGACGAATCGCCCGTCATCGTCAGACACTGGCGGCGGGCATATTGGCGGTGGTCATCGCCAGCTACCTTGGCGCCGCGCAATGGGCACTGCCGAACGCCGATAAACACCTGTCGTTCCTGCCGCTGACCGAACACATCCAGTCGCTGCAGGCGAGCGGCAATCAAGTCGCGTTGTTTCAAGCCAACGAACGGGTCGGCGGCGCCAGCGTGTTCTATACCCAGAGCGTCCTCAAGGGGCTGGACACCGATGCGCAGCTACGGGACTTTCTCAGTGCATCGCCATCGAACATCGCCGTGATGTCGGGAGACAGCGAACCC